One region of Hydrogenobaculum sp. Y04AAS1 genomic DNA includes:
- a CDS encoding NAD(P)/FAD-dependent oxidoreductase, translating into MRYDILIVGGGPAGLSCAITVGSAVEHEMEFAKGKKVLVIDNGNSDLKSAKLNNVPGIKRGTIGKELLEQIKDQAKEYPCVEIVEGTVQKISKNGIFSVQTDSGDTFEADVLVLATGFKAFDIEGLEIDVVENPLSPKPGRVMIKTNKNYEAFDKNGDAIENLYVAGLLAGFSSMFTCAAGSGVQVGINILNKYAGKPIVIHDVP; encoded by the coding sequence ATGAGATACGATATTCTAATCGTTGGCGGTGGACCTGCTGGGCTTTCTTGTGCTATTACAGTAGGTTCTGCGGTAGAACACGAAATGGAGTTTGCCAAAGGCAAAAAAGTGCTTGTTATAGATAATGGGAATTCTGATCTTAAAAGCGCAAAACTAAACAACGTACCCGGTATAAAAAGAGGTACCATCGGAAAAGAACTATTAGAACAGATAAAAGACCAAGCCAAAGAGTATCCTTGTGTAGAGATAGTAGAAGGTACTGTTCAAAAGATTTCAAAAAATGGCATCTTTTCAGTGCAAACTGATTCTGGTGATACTTTTGAGGCAGATGTATTGGTTTTGGCTACTGGTTTTAAGGCTTTTGATATAGAAGGGTTAGAAATAGATGTTGTAGAAAACCCTCTTTCTCCAAAACCAGGAAGGGTTATGATAAAAACAAACAAAAACTATGAGGCTTTTGATAAAAACGGCGATGCTATAGAAAATCTTTATGTAGCAGGGCTTTTAGCAGGTTTTAGTTCTATGTTTACTTGTGCGGCTGGTTCTGGTGTACAGGTGGGGATAAATATATTAAACAAATACGCTGGAAAACCAATAGTAATTCACGACGTCCCGTAA
- a CDS encoding PilZ domain-containing protein yields MLEKDYIFKILMFLKARNKNVFVTWQEESVLNGSIATIVNVSNESISLAFEHQETLYSISPGKNVLVRTGILLRPLLCNVVSKEKSIANLNYINIVAVDREKRRFLRINLEDPIDATVIISNLFFQARIIDISEAGAGIIINTNKPLDAFSNKYADIQFTLLNTIIRMKIRFAWISKTNLEQFFAGVEFLADSFYKNKIQKFMIDNMYNIEQEMIEFLSFL; encoded by the coding sequence ATGCTTGAAAAAGATTATATTTTCAAAATTTTAATGTTTTTAAAAGCTAGAAACAAAAATGTGTTTGTAACATGGCAAGAAGAATCGGTATTAAACGGTAGTATAGCAACTATAGTAAATGTATCAAACGAATCTATATCTTTAGCTTTTGAGCATCAAGAAACGCTTTATTCTATATCTCCTGGCAAAAATGTGTTGGTTAGGACTGGCATACTTTTGAGGCCTCTTCTTTGTAATGTGGTGTCTAAAGAAAAATCTATAGCTAATCTTAATTATATCAACATAGTAGCTGTAGATAGAGAAAAAAGAAGATTCTTAAGGATAAATCTCGAGGACCCAATAGATGCCACCGTGATAATTAGCAACTTGTTCTTCCAGGCAAGAATAATAGATATATCTGAGGCTGGAGCCGGTATTATAATAAACACAAATAAACCTTTAGACGCATTTTCCAATAAATATGCAGATATACAATTTACTCTTTTAAATACTATAATTAGAATGAAAATACGTTTTGCTTGGATAAGTAAAACAAACCTTGAGCAGTTTTTTGCTGGTGTTGAGTTTTTAGCGGATAGTTTTTATAAAAATAAAATCCAAAAATTTATGATAGACAATATGTATAACATAGAACAAGAAATGATTGAGTTTCTTAGTTTCTTGTGA
- a CDS encoding PilZ domain-containing protein — translation MLEKDYAIKILSFLKAKNKHVFLVWQEDTGLNGDLAKVVDILDDSALFSLEHQDAMSTLSSGKYIFLRTSMLLRPILFSFKSKEKDGVLLKYMGIAPAEKERRRFLRVYLEEPIEGILFVGDKFFPTWIMDISEGGAAGITINANVPLDTLYSKNAELQFSIFDTIIKSRVRFVWISKTSSGQFFAGVEFHLDDAQKDKVKRFITEHIYSTEDQIFDLLKFL, via the coding sequence ATGCTTGAAAAAGATTATGCAATAAAGATACTATCTTTTTTAAAAGCCAAAAACAAACATGTATTTTTAGTTTGGCAAGAGGACACTGGCTTAAATGGGGATTTAGCCAAGGTAGTGGATATACTTGATGATAGCGCTCTATTTTCTCTTGAACATCAAGATGCTATGTCAACACTATCTTCTGGCAAATACATATTCCTAAGAACAAGCATGCTTTTGAGGCCCATACTCTTTAGTTTTAAATCTAAAGAAAAAGACGGAGTTTTACTTAAGTACATGGGTATAGCACCTGCAGAAAAAGAAAGAAGAAGATTTTTAAGAGTTTATCTTGAAGAACCCATTGAGGGCATTTTGTTTGTTGGTGATAAGTTCTTTCCAACATGGATAATGGATATATCAGAAGGCGGTGCTGCTGGTATTACAATAAACGCCAATGTGCCTTTGGATACACTTTATAGCAAAAATGCCGAATTGCAGTTTAGTATATTTGACACTATCATAAAAAGTAGAGTGCGTTTTGTTTGGATTAGCAAGACAAGCTCTGGGCAGTTTTTTGCAGGCGTTGAGTTTCATTTGGATGATGCTCAAAAGGACAAGGTAAAGAGGTTTATCACAGAACACATATACAGTACAGAAGACCAGATATTCGATTTACTCAAATTTTTGTAA
- the uvrA gene encoding excinuclease ABC subunit UvrA, with protein sequence MKNKTIHNYIIVKGARQHNLKNIDVDIPKNKLVVITGPSGSGKSSLAFDTIYAEGQRRYVESLSSYARQFLNVMDKPEVDSIEGLSPAIAIDQKTTSHNPRSTVGTITEIYDYIRVFWANLGKPRCPICGRVLEGLSAHEILEHVYKKYKDKKINILSPIVRGKKGEFKDVFKSIEKQGFSRVKVDGDIYRISEVPSLNKNQKHDIDIIIDRLTLIEEERPRALLAIEKALEHAEGLVKIENVEDGSFELFSENMVCPEHGFSIQELSPRLFSFNSPYGACPVCKGIGVKWEIEHEALIDENQSAINAIRIFNEYQFFDYLKYPVLEILRKFKINPNTAFKNIPKEIRELILYGSRGNYSFYFEGIIPHLEQRYMNAEESDRVKDMLEGFIRENPCPVCEGSRLKQEALSVFVLDKNIWDVIKVSVDKTHEFFDIIEDKLTDKEKEIAKPLLKEIKNRIKFLLDVGLDYISLGRSANTLSGGEMQRIRLATQVGSKLTGVLYVLDEPSIGLHPRDTGKLINTLKELRDLGNTVIVVEHDHGTIESADYILELGPGAGKNGGYIVSKGSVEQIKKDKKSLTGGYLSGRLFIEIPKERRKPEKGFLTIVGAKENNLKNITVHFPAGLFICVTGVSGSGKSSLVYDILWQYAKRHFYSSYEYIGKFDKIEGIELFDKAINIDQSPIGRTPRSNPATYVKVFDAIRELFSQTPEAKARGYTPGRFSFNVEGGRCEACQGEGVIKVEMHFLPPVYVTCDVCKGARYNKETLDIRYNGKNISDVLNMTVDEAYEFFKNIPSISRKLKLLQEVGLGYMSLGQNATTLSGGEAQRIKLSKELSKKDTGNTLYLLDEPTTGLHTDDIKKLISILQRLVDKGNTVVVIEHNLDVIKCADWIIDIGPESGDKGGYLLFEGPPEELIHHPHSYTAKALKPILEA encoded by the coding sequence ATGAAAAACAAAACAATACATAACTATATAATAGTAAAAGGAGCAAGGCAACACAATCTTAAGAATATAGATGTAGATATTCCAAAAAATAAACTTGTAGTAATAACGGGACCTTCTGGTAGCGGTAAATCTTCTTTGGCTTTCGATACAATATATGCGGAAGGTCAAAGAAGGTATGTGGAATCTCTGTCTTCTTATGCAAGACAGTTTTTAAATGTTATGGATAAACCAGAAGTAGACAGCATAGAAGGGCTTTCTCCTGCCATTGCCATAGACCAAAAAACTACCTCTCACAACCCACGTTCTACAGTGGGCACCATCACAGAAATATACGATTATATAAGGGTTTTTTGGGCAAACCTTGGAAAACCAAGATGTCCTATATGCGGAAGGGTTTTGGAAGGGCTTTCAGCTCACGAGATATTAGAACACGTTTACAAAAAATATAAAGATAAAAAAATAAACATACTATCTCCCATAGTAAGAGGAAAGAAAGGCGAGTTTAAAGATGTTTTTAAAAGCATAGAAAAACAAGGATTTTCAAGGGTAAAAGTAGATGGCGATATATATAGAATATCAGAAGTGCCTTCTCTTAACAAAAACCAAAAACACGACATAGACATTATAATAGATAGACTTACTTTGATTGAAGAAGAAAGACCAAGGGCTTTACTTGCCATAGAAAAAGCTTTAGAACACGCTGAGGGGCTTGTGAAAATAGAAAATGTTGAAGATGGTTCTTTTGAGCTCTTTAGTGAAAATATGGTTTGTCCAGAGCATGGATTTTCTATTCAAGAGTTAAGCCCAAGGCTTTTTAGCTTCAACTCTCCATACGGTGCTTGTCCTGTCTGCAAAGGTATAGGTGTAAAATGGGAAATAGAACACGAGGCTTTAATAGATGAAAACCAAAGTGCTATCAACGCTATAAGGATATTCAACGAATATCAGTTTTTTGATTATTTAAAGTATCCAGTTTTAGAGATTTTAAGAAAGTTTAAAATAAACCCAAATACAGCTTTTAAAAATATACCTAAAGAAATAAGAGAGCTTATACTGTATGGCTCGAGAGGCAACTACAGTTTCTATTTTGAAGGTATCATACCGCACTTAGAACAAAGGTATATGAACGCTGAAGAATCAGATCGTGTTAAAGATATGCTTGAAGGTTTTATAAGAGAAAACCCATGTCCTGTCTGCGAAGGTTCAAGATTAAAACAAGAGGCTTTGTCTGTTTTTGTACTTGATAAAAATATATGGGATGTGATTAAGGTTTCTGTGGATAAAACCCATGAGTTTTTTGATATTATAGAAGATAAGCTAACTGACAAAGAAAAAGAGATAGCAAAACCACTTTTAAAAGAAATAAAAAATCGTATAAAATTTTTACTAGATGTAGGGCTTGACTACATATCTTTGGGAAGGAGTGCAAATACGCTATCTGGTGGCGAGATGCAACGTATAAGGCTTGCTACACAAGTAGGCTCTAAGCTCACCGGTGTTTTGTATGTGTTGGATGAACCCTCCATTGGCCTTCATCCAAGAGACACTGGAAAGCTTATAAACACATTAAAGGAGTTAAGGGATCTTGGAAACACCGTTATAGTGGTAGAGCATGATCACGGAACTATAGAATCAGCTGACTACATATTGGAGCTTGGGCCCGGTGCTGGTAAAAACGGCGGTTATATAGTATCTAAAGGTAGCGTAGAGCAGATTAAAAAAGATAAGAAATCCTTAACCGGTGGATATCTTTCAGGTAGGCTTTTTATAGAGATACCAAAAGAAAGAAGAAAACCAGAAAAAGGTTTTCTTACCATAGTAGGGGCCAAAGAAAACAACTTAAAAAATATAACGGTGCATTTTCCAGCGGGGCTTTTTATATGTGTTACAGGGGTTTCTGGTAGCGGAAAATCAAGTTTAGTTTACGATATACTATGGCAATACGCCAAAAGGCATTTTTACAGCTCTTACGAGTATATAGGTAAGTTTGATAAAATAGAAGGTATTGAGCTTTTTGATAAAGCTATAAACATAGATCAATCCCCCATAGGAAGGACTCCCAGAAGCAACCCAGCCACCTATGTAAAAGTCTTTGATGCTATAAGAGAGCTTTTTAGCCAAACCCCCGAGGCAAAAGCAAGGGGATATACACCGGGTAGATTTTCTTTTAACGTAGAAGGTGGGCGTTGTGAGGCTTGTCAAGGAGAAGGTGTTATAAAGGTGGAGATGCACTTTTTACCGCCTGTCTATGTAACTTGCGATGTTTGTAAAGGTGCAAGATACAACAAAGAGACGCTTGACATAAGATATAACGGTAAGAATATATCGGATGTTTTAAATATGACTGTAGATGAGGCTTACGAATTTTTTAAGAATATACCTTCTATATCAAGGAAACTAAAACTCCTTCAAGAGGTGGGACTTGGTTATATGTCTCTTGGGCAAAACGCTACTACCTTGTCTGGTGGTGAAGCTCAAAGGATAAAGCTTTCAAAAGAACTTTCCAAAAAAGATACTGGCAATACACTTTATCTTCTTGATGAACCTACTACAGGTCTTCATACTGACGATATAAAAAAGCTAATCTCTATACTTCAAAGGCTTGTGGACAAAGGAAATACTGTGGTGGTAATAGAGCATAACTTAGATGTTATAAAATGTGCAGATTGGATAATAGATATAGGGCCAGAAAGCGGTGATAAAGGGGGATATCTTCTTTTTGAAGGCCCACCGGAAGAGCTTATCCATCATCCGCACTCCTACACTGCAAAAGCTCTAAAGCCTATTTTGGAGGCGTAG
- a CDS encoding NYN domain-containing protein — translation MMLVPNSRKIAGIFIDGTNLYFVQKQFLDFKVDILKLVRYFANYFAIYNTFFYLAYKEEEEKQNKFYRMLTFGGVTVIKKAVKQLKDGSMKGNLDVDLAMDCLLTKDNYDVAILVTGDSDFEKLINILRTFGKQIIVVSTKDSSSIELVNICDLFVELKDLAPFIKLEEHEKQNNT, via the coding sequence ATGATGCTGGTGCCAAACTCTAGAAAAATAGCTGGTATATTTATAGATGGGACAAACCTTTACTTTGTCCAAAAACAGTTTTTGGATTTTAAAGTAGATATATTAAAGCTCGTTAGGTATTTTGCAAACTACTTTGCCATATACAATACATTTTTTTATCTGGCTTATAAAGAAGAGGAAGAAAAACAAAATAAGTTTTACAGAATGCTTACCTTTGGTGGGGTCACCGTCATCAAGAAAGCAGTAAAGCAACTAAAAGACGGTAGCATGAAGGGAAACCTGGATGTGGATCTTGCGATGGATTGCCTTCTTACCAAAGACAACTACGATGTGGCGATACTTGTAACTGGAGATAGCGATTTTGAAAAGCTTATAAACATTTTAAGGACCTTTGGCAAACAGATAATAGTGGTTTCCACAAAAGATAGTTCTTCCATAGAGCTTGTAAACATATGTGATCTTTTTGTGGAGTTAAAAGATTTGGCACCTTTTATAAAATTAGAAGAGCATGAAAAACAAAACAATACATAA
- a CDS encoding nucleotide exchange factor GrpE, whose translation MEEEIKQGNENIQEEQELTKEQLIEKLSYLEKEYEVQKERCSKLEALVRASNEKLISLNRELEQLKEHYRKEREQLKKYAYEGIVKDMLDVIDNFERAIAQFGNMESLDQNTKNILIGIDMIYKDLKNILKKHGVEELELKGQIFDPTLAEAVDTIQDDNFGPDEIVEVITKGYRLHDKVIRAARVVVNVAREEIT comes from the coding sequence ATGGAAGAAGAAATCAAGCAAGGAAATGAGAATATTCAAGAAGAACAAGAGCTTACCAAAGAACAGCTTATAGAAAAACTTTCTTATTTAGAAAAAGAATACGAAGTCCAGAAAGAAAGATGTTCAAAGTTAGAGGCTCTTGTCAGAGCTTCAAATGAAAAACTTATTTCTTTAAATAGGGAGTTAGAGCAGCTAAAAGAGCATTATAGAAAAGAGCGTGAGCAACTTAAAAAATACGCTTATGAGGGCATAGTAAAAGATATGCTTGATGTAATTGATAATTTTGAAAGGGCGATAGCTCAATTTGGCAACATGGAATCTTTGGACCAAAATACAAAAAATATACTTATAGGTATAGATATGATATATAAAGATTTAAAGAACATACTTAAAAAGCATGGAGTAGAAGAACTTGAGCTAAAAGGTCAGATATTTGATCCTACCTTAGCGGAAGCTGTAGATACTATACAAGATGATAACTTTGGACCAGATGAAATAGTTGAAGTAATTACAAAAGGCTATAGATTGCACGATAAGGTTATAAGGGCGGCAAGAGTGGTGGTAAACGTTGCAAGAGAAGAAATCACATGA
- the sppA gene encoding signal peptide peptidase SppA has translation MVKRVLIFLGVIFVFSLVFAFLNRRSPNIAIIRVRGVILNPLPIEKQIEKAQKDPNIKALVLRVDSPGGAVGAAQEIYRALEIFRAHKKPIVVSMGSLAASGGYYISAPANYIYANPGTLTASIGVIIDYLNYKDLLKKIGVEQGDIKTGQYKDILVPWKKLSKDDKAYLQYLIDNTYEQFINAILAYRSNKISKQELLSIADGRVLTGVQAKEVGLVDGIGNLEDAIKKAAELAHIKHPVVVFYKKEKPFLKELMESSFGGTLDKFELMAPIHTMYMFQGF, from the coding sequence ATGGTAAAAAGAGTGCTTATATTTTTAGGTGTTATATTTGTCTTTTCGCTTGTTTTTGCGTTTTTAAATAGAAGATCTCCAAATATAGCGATAATAAGAGTAAGAGGTGTTATCTTAAACCCACTTCCTATAGAAAAACAGATAGAAAAAGCCCAGAAAGACCCAAATATAAAAGCTCTTGTGCTAAGAGTGGATAGCCCGGGTGGGGCTGTGGGAGCAGCTCAGGAAATCTATAGAGCCTTAGAGATATTTAGAGCCCATAAAAAGCCCATCGTAGTTTCAATGGGAAGCTTGGCAGCCTCTGGCGGGTATTATATATCTGCCCCTGCAAACTACATATACGCAAACCCTGGCACTCTTACAGCCAGCATAGGCGTTATCATAGATTATCTAAACTACAAAGACCTACTTAAAAAAATAGGTGTAGAACAAGGGGATATAAAAACCGGCCAATACAAAGATATCTTGGTGCCTTGGAAAAAGCTTTCAAAAGACGATAAGGCCTATCTTCAATATCTTATAGATAACACCTATGAGCAGTTTATAAATGCAATACTGGCTTATAGGTCCAATAAAATCTCAAAACAAGAGCTTTTATCCATAGCAGACGGTAGAGTTCTAACGGGTGTTCAGGCAAAAGAAGTGGGTCTTGTGGATGGTATAGGAAACTTAGAAGATGCTATAAAAAAAGCAGCAGAGCTTGCCCATATAAAACATCCTGTGGTAGTGTTTTATAAAAAGGAAAAACCTTTCTTGAAAGAGCTTATGGAAAGCTCCTTTGGCGGGACTTTGGATAAGTTTGAGCTTATGGCACCGATCCACACCATGTATATGTTTCAAGGCTTTTGA
- a CDS encoding indole-3-glycerol phosphate synthase TrpC, with protein sequence MGFLEEIVEYKKKSLNKSYSYFDELLGRIKEAKPVLSLKESILSSKAIKTPIIAEIKQASPSMGRIKNVDIKDQAYIYQEAGACAISVLTEEKFFNGKLSFLEDVKSVVNIPVMRKDFIIDPLQVYEARAYKADAILLIARILDKYQIEDISYEAKKLGLEILMEIFEEHEIEKVKEFEIIGLNNRDLDTLDIDINKSKEMLPILKDYTKAVLIAESGISSKEDIEFLKGYDGFLVGTSIMKEDDPAKKLKELVW encoded by the coding sequence ATGGGCTTTTTAGAAGAGATAGTAGAGTATAAAAAGAAAAGCTTAAACAAGTCCTATAGTTATTTTGATGAGCTTTTGGGCAGGATAAAAGAGGCAAAGCCTGTCTTGTCTTTAAAAGAGAGTATACTATCATCAAAAGCTATAAAAACCCCTATCATAGCCGAGATAAAACAAGCATCCCCTTCTATGGGTCGTATAAAAAATGTTGATATAAAAGATCAAGCTTACATATATCAAGAAGCTGGGGCTTGCGCTATATCGGTCCTTACAGAAGAGAAATTTTTCAATGGAAAACTTAGTTTTCTTGAAGATGTAAAAAGTGTTGTAAATATACCTGTTATGAGAAAGGATTTTATAATAGATCCTCTTCAAGTATATGAGGCAAGGGCTTATAAAGCCGATGCCATACTTCTTATAGCAAGGATTTTAGACAAATATCAGATTGAAGATATATCTTATGAGGCAAAAAAGCTTGGTTTAGAAATATTGATGGAAATTTTTGAAGAGCATGAGATAGAAAAGGTAAAAGAGTTTGAGATAATTGGCTTAAACAACAGAGATTTGGATACTCTTGATATAGATATCAACAAAAGCAAAGAGATGCTTCCTATTTTAAAAGATTATACAAAAGCTGTTTTGATAGCAGAAAGCGGGATATCTTCAAAAGAAGATATTGAGTTTTTAAAAGGATATGACGGATTTTTGGTGGGTACATCCATTATGAAAGAAGATGATCCAGCCAAAAAACTGAAGGAGCTTGTATGGTAA
- a CDS encoding dienelactone hydrolase family protein translates to MGKEISLKNAKAYLSGEGNKAIIVLHEWWGLVPHIKDITNRFAKEGFLAIAPDLYDGKTADNPNDAGALMQHLFSDLSKAEDTMKETIDYLKSQGAKKIGLTGFCCGGTLTWYFGKYADALVPFYALYQLAPIDFSSIKAPVLAIHAEKDEFVPLSDVEKAKEECKKHGIKAEFIVYPGVNHAFLNDTRPEVYNEKAAKDAWEKAVNFFKKHLS, encoded by the coding sequence ATGGGAAAAGAAATCTCTTTAAAAAATGCTAAAGCTTATTTGTCTGGAGAAGGTAATAAAGCTATTATAGTCCTTCATGAATGGTGGGGACTTGTGCCACATATAAAAGATATAACAAATAGGTTTGCAAAAGAAGGTTTTTTAGCTATAGCCCCCGATCTTTACGATGGTAAAACCGCCGATAACCCAAACGATGCGGGAGCTCTCATGCAACATCTATTTTCAGATTTATCAAAAGCAGAAGATACAATGAAAGAAACGATAGATTATCTAAAATCCCAAGGGGCTAAAAAGATAGGTCTTACAGGTTTTTGCTGTGGTGGGACCCTGACATGGTATTTTGGCAAATACGCCGATGCTTTGGTGCCTTTTTATGCTCTTTATCAACTTGCTCCCATTGATTTTTCTTCTATAAAAGCACCTGTTTTAGCTATACACGCTGAGAAAGATGAGTTTGTGCCCCTTTCTGATGTAGAAAAAGCCAAAGAAGAGTGTAAGAAGCATGGTATAAAAGCTGAGTTTATCGTATATCCAGGTGTAAATCACGCTTTTCTAAACGATACAAGGCCAGAGGTTTACAACGAAAAAGCTGCAAAAGACGCCTGGGAAAAGGCTGTGAACTTTTTCAAAAAACATCTTAGCTGA
- the hemE gene encoding uroporphyrinogen decarboxylase, giving the protein MKNDIFLKSLKKEPIARYPVWLMRQAGRYLPEYRAIRQKYKSFLDFCKNVEDAAIVSLQPVDILGVDAVIMFSDILVLLEPMGIKVSFEAGEGPVLDHNFDFKNLKSQGISGDLSYVFELLKVLKEKSPVPVIGFCGAPFTLASYVIEKESSRDFTKTKVFMYENQKDFHILMEKLSEALVEYIDHQIKSGADVIQIFDSWSMSLSRFAYKEYVYDYNAFIIKSIKQKHPNTPIIYFFRGSSSHIEDAVDLGADALSVDWSVCINDVCKRYPDLVFQGNLEPQILLLDKENIRKHVEEFVMCIPRDTAFVVNLGHGITPDVSKDNVKYFVECVKEVSYGKRNLFKKC; this is encoded by the coding sequence ATGAAAAATGATATTTTTCTTAAAAGCCTAAAAAAAGAGCCTATAGCAAGGTATCCGGTTTGGCTAATGCGTCAAGCGGGTAGATATTTACCAGAGTATAGAGCTATAAGGCAAAAATACAAAAGTTTTTTGGATTTTTGTAAAAATGTAGAAGATGCAGCTATTGTATCCCTTCAGCCGGTGGATATACTGGGTGTGGATGCTGTAATCATGTTCTCAGATATCCTTGTATTGTTAGAACCAATGGGTATAAAAGTCTCCTTTGAGGCTGGGGAAGGCCCTGTTTTGGACCACAATTTTGATTTTAAAAACCTAAAATCTCAGGGTATATCTGGTGATCTATCTTATGTTTTTGAGCTTTTAAAAGTATTAAAAGAAAAATCTCCGGTGCCTGTGATAGGTTTTTGCGGAGCGCCTTTTACGTTGGCCTCTTATGTGATAGAAAAAGAAAGCTCAAGGGATTTTACCAAAACAAAGGTATTTATGTATGAAAACCAAAAAGATTTTCACATCTTGATGGAAAAGCTATCAGAAGCTCTTGTAGAGTATATAGATCATCAAATTAAATCTGGGGCTGATGTAATCCAAATTTTTGATTCTTGGAGTATGAGTTTATCGAGATTTGCTTACAAAGAATACGTGTATGATTATAATGCTTTTATTATAAAATCTATAAAACAAAAACATCCCAACACCCCTATCATATACTTTTTTAGAGGTTCTTCTTCTCATATAGAGGATGCTGTTGATTTAGGCGCTGACGCTTTGAGCGTGGATTGGAGTGTTTGCATAAACGATGTCTGTAAACGCTATCCGGATTTGGTTTTCCAAGGCAATTTAGAACCTCAGATACTTTTGTTAGACAAAGAAAATATAAGAAAGCATGTGGAAGAATTTGTGATGTGCATACCAAGGGATACTGCTTTTGTGGTAAATCTAGGGCATGGTATAACCCCAGATGTATCTAAAGATAATGTAAAATATTTTGTAGAATGTGTGAAGGAGGTGTCTTATGGGAAAAGAAATCTCTTTAAAAAATGCTAA
- a CDS encoding HDOD domain-containing protein translates to MLATKLKRESIVKRDFSTFGYKFSLESEDEFVQNDAAVILSSLIEFDFRKLTHGFSTFIDVGIDVDFIYNDFLPRVEKDMKLVCILDYRKLSFSYTLSYIEDVFEKLSVENISTCVFNFNPGESEISDNILKRISFIMVPVSVNPEVYAPYVNMGISLICKDINSMEEMDIALKNELFSYYMGYYIESPKNLNINRIEKPSSMITELFIKLRTPEDLKEAIDIIKRSPELTFSILKFINSAFFPIPSRVSSVEAAVTLLGFNNLKKWVNLVFLSSSVPNPAKNVYVEKAVARAYFMEKVCKLIDSTKAPTAYMAGILSFMDVLLGKSFQEIFEDIPVSPDVAEALIEGKSIFAELLDLVRAFEFQDKEKIDFYVSKYNLNKDRVERIYLEALYEYDRFIEAIR, encoded by the coding sequence ATGTTGGCTACTAAATTAAAAAGAGAGTCTATTGTAAAGAGGGATTTTTCTACCTTTGGCTATAAGTTTTCTTTAGAAAGTGAAGATGAGTTTGTTCAAAACGATGCTGCTGTTATTCTTAGTTCTCTTATAGAGTTTGATTTTAGAAAGTTAACCCATGGATTTAGCACTTTTATAGACGTAGGAATAGATGTTGATTTTATATACAACGATTTCCTTCCACGCGTTGAGAAAGACATGAAGCTTGTTTGTATCCTTGACTATAGAAAACTTTCTTTTTCTTATACGTTAAGCTATATAGAAGATGTCTTTGAAAAATTAAGTGTAGAGAATATAAGCACATGTGTTTTCAATTTTAACCCTGGGGAATCAGAAATATCCGATAATATTTTAAAGAGAATATCTTTCATAATGGTGCCAGTATCGGTAAATCCAGAGGTTTATGCTCCTTATGTAAACATGGGTATTAGCCTCATATGTAAAGATATTAACTCTATGGAGGAAATGGACATAGCTTTAAAGAATGAACTATTTTCCTACTATATGGGTTATTATATAGAATCTCCTAAAAATTTAAATATAAACAGGATTGAAAAACCATCTTCTATGATAACGGAGCTCTTTATAAAGTTAAGAACACCAGAAGATTTAAAGGAGGCTATAGATATAATAAAAAGATCACCAGAGCTTACTTTTAGCATATTGAAATTTATAAACTCCGCTTTTTTTCCGATACCCTCAAGGGTTTCATCTGTGGAAGCGGCTGTGACTCTTCTTGGATTTAACAATTTAAAGAAATGGGTAAACTTGGTATTTTTGTCTTCTTCGGTGCCAAATCCAGCTAAAAATGTATATGTGGAAAAAGCTGTAGCTAGGGCCTATTTTATGGAAAAAGTTTGTAAGCTTATAGATAGCACAAAAGCACCCACAGCTTACATGGCGGGTATTTTATCTTTCATGGATGTGCTTTTGGGGAAAAGCTTTCAAGAGATATTTGAAGATATACCTGTTTCTCCGGATGTGGCGGAAGCCCTTATAGAAGGAAAGAGCATATTTGCAGAGCTTCTTGATTTGGTGAGAGCTTTTGAGTTTCAAGACAAAGAGAAGATAGATTTTTATGTGTCAAAATACAATTTAAATAAAGATAGGGTTGAGAGAATTTACTTAGAAGCCCTTTACGAGTACGATAGATTTATAGAAGCTATACGTTAA